In the genome of Thermococcus sp. 21S7, the window CTCCTTACGGTTGGTATCCTCTACAGGTTCTATGAGGAGGTGGCAAGGGAACAGGCCACCGAGATGTTCCCTGCTTTGAGGAAGTTCTTTGCCAAGTGAGGTCTTTCTTTTCTTTCACAAAACCTTTTAAACCCGGTTCGATTACTTCTTCCAGAAACCTCCTTGGGTGAGCGTGATGCCGTTTGTTGTCATGATAACAGGGATTCCCGGAGTGGGGAAAAGCACCATAACCCGGCTGGCCCTCAGAAAAACGAAGGTTAGGTTCAGGCTCGTCAACTTCGGCGACCTGATGTTTGAGGAAGCAGTTGCCGCCGGGCTTGTGAGCCACAGGGATGAGATGAGAAAATTGAACCCCGAGATACAGAAGGAGCTTCAGATGAAAGCTGCCGAGAGAATAGTCGAGATGTCCAAGAGCGAGCCGATACTCATAGACACCCACGCGACCATAAGGACGCCGGTGGGATATCTCCTCGGCTTCCCCAGGGAGGTTATTGAGGTTATAAACCCCAACTTCATAGTCATAATCGAGGCCACACCGAGCGAGATACTCGGAAGGCGCCTCCGCGACCTGAAGCGCGACAGAGACGTTGAGACTGAGGAGCAGATACAGAGGCACCAGGATTTGAACCGTGCCGCTGCCGTGAGCTACGCCATGCACTCGAACGCGCTCATCAAGATAATCGAGAACCATGAGGATAAGGGCCTTGAAGAGGCCGTTCATGAGCTTGTTGAAGTACTTAACCTGGCGGTGGGAGAGTATGATTGAGGGGATATACGCTTTCCTTGACGGTCTGTTCGGCCCCATGATACAGGCCCACCACCCGATATGGGTGGTTACGGTTTCGGGTGTGATACTCGGTGCCTTCTTCACCCTCGTCAACTATTTCATGGTTGACCAGGAGAAAGTGAAGAGGCTCCAGAGGAAGAGCAAGGAGTTCCAGAGGAAGTACAAGGAAGCCCAGGCTGCGAAGGATGAAAAGAAGCTCAAAAAGCTCCAGCAGGAGCAGATGGAGCTCATGAAGCTCCAGAGCGAGGTCATGAAGGACACCATGCTGAAGGTCTCGCTCATCACCCTTCCGATAGCGGGTATATTCTTCGCGTGGCTCCGGAGATGGTACGTTGAAGTGGGTATAGTGAAGGCCCCCTTCAATTTCTTCGTCTTCGACTTCTTCCACCGGTGGCAGCACTCCGCACTTCCGCCGAGCGAGCTTGGTTACGTCGGATGGTACGTTCTGACGTCGATGGTAACCGGCTACGTTCTCAGGAAGCTCCTTGACATGGGATAAATTTAAAAACACTCTGAAAATAGGGGTTGCGAGGTGAGAGGAATGAAGCCGATGTACAGGTCAAGGTCATGGAGAAGGAAGTACGTCAGGACTCCGGGTGGAAGGACCGTCATACACTTCAAGCGCAGAAAGCCAAAGGTTGCCCACTGCGCCATGTGCGGCAGGCCGCTCAACGGCGTTCCGCGCGGCAGGCCGAGTGAGCTCAGGAAGCTCCCGAAGACGGCAAAGAGGCCCGAGAGGCCCTACCCGAACCTCTGCCCGAGCTGCATGAGGAAGGTTATGAAGGCGCAGGTAAGAGCCGGCATAGCCCTCTGAAGGTGTAATCATGCCGAAGGGCTGCCTCGTGATAACGGTCAGCGGTTTGGCCGGTTCCGGAACGACGACACTCTGCAGGAACCTGGCCAAGTACTATGGATTCAAGCACATCTACGCGGGACTCATCTTCCGGCAGATGGCCAAGGAAATGGGCATGTCGCTTGAGGAGTTCCAGGAGTACGCCGAACTTCACCCCGAGATCGACCGTGAGGTTGACAGGAGGCAGGTGGAGGCAGCCAAGGAGTGCAACGTCGTTATTGAGGGCCGCCTCGCCGGCTGGATGGTCAAGGATGCAGACCTTAAGATATGGCTTGACGCTCCGATAATGGAGCGCGCCAGGAGAGTTGCCCGCCGCGAGGGGGTCTCCGTTGAGGAGGCCTTCGTGGGAATCGCCGAGCGTGAGAAGGGCAACAGGAAAAGGTATTTAAACCTCTATGGAATTGACATCGACGACAAGTCGATTTACGACTTGATAATCAACACAGCCAAATGGGGTCCCGATGGGGTCTTCGAGATTGTGAAGGCCGCCATCGACCACCTTTACCCCGACGGTGACGCGGGGTCGGGTGAAAACCCGGGCAACAAAAGATGAGGAGGTGGGATGAATGCCAGCCATGGAAGTCGGAAGGCTTGCCGTTATAATCGCCGGAAGGAGGGCCGGAGAGAAGGTAGTCGTCGTGGACGTCATCGACAGGAACTTCGTCCTCGTTACCGGCGCTGGCCTCAACAAGGTCAAGCGCAGGAGGATGAACGTCAAGCACCTTGAGCCCCTTCCGGAGAAGGTCAGCATTGAGCGCGGCGCCGACGACGAGGCTGTCAAGGCCGCCCTTGAGAGCGCTGGAATCAGCCTTGAGTGATTGCCGAGGCCTTTCGGCCTCTTCTTACTTCCCAACGCTTTTAAGTCTCTTCTTCAACACCTTTCGGTGGTTCCATGAAAACCGCACTGGTGACGGGTGCAACTGGAGGCATAGGCAAGCTTCTGGTTGAAGGGCTTGTTGAAAAAGGCTACTTGGTCATAGCGGTCGGCAGGAGCAGGGAGCGGTTAAAGGGCCTCAAAAGTCTGGGGAACGTTGAGTATATTGTCGCGGACTTCCGCGACCGAAACTCCCCCGAGAGAATATCCGGGGCCTTGCGAGAACTGGGCATTGGCAAACTCGATCTGCTCATCAACAACGCCGGATTCGCCCTGAGAAAGCCCCTACTTGGGCACTCCGGGGACGATCTGGAAGGTGTTTTCAGAGTCAATGCCGTGGCCCCGATTGAACTGACCCGGGAACTTCTCCCCTTCCTCGGGAGCGGCTCAACGGTTGTTTTCGTAATCAGCGGTGTGGCCTTTGTCAATGTACCGGAGATTCCCTCCTACTGCGCCGCCAAGGGGGCGCTCCACTACCTGGCAGTGAACCTCGAAAAGGAGCTCCTGGATAGGGGAATCCATGTTATGAGGGTATATCCCAAGCAGGTCAAGACAGGATTCTGGAACGGAAAGGTTCCGAAGGGCTCGATAGAGCCGGAAGAGGTTGCACGGGCGGTGTTCAATGGGCTCGAAAAGGGCAAACGGGAAGTTTTTGTGCCGGGCTACCTGAAACTCGTCAAATACCTCCCGAACTGGCCGGTGTTCACCTACAGGTTCAAGTATTAGGTGGATTTATTAAGTTACGAACCAAAAACTGTAAGGGGGGTGAGCTGAATGCAACTCCATGCCGTCATTTGGGAAGAGGAGGGTGTTTACATAATTCGTGAA includes:
- a CDS encoding adenylate kinase, translated to MPFVVMITGIPGVGKSTITRLALRKTKVRFRLVNFGDLMFEEAVAAGLVSHRDEMRKLNPEIQKELQMKAAERIVEMSKSEPILIDTHATIRTPVGYLLGFPREVIEVINPNFIVIIEATPSEILGRRLRDLKRDRDVETEEQIQRHQDLNRAAAVSYAMHSNALIKIIENHEDKGLEEAVHELVEVLNLAVGEYD
- a CDS encoding EMC3/TMCO1 family protein, translated to MIEGIYAFLDGLFGPMIQAHHPIWVVTVSGVILGAFFTLVNYFMVDQEKVKRLQRKSKEFQRKYKEAQAAKDEKKLKKLQQEQMELMKLQSEVMKDTMLKVSLITLPIAGIFFAWLRRWYVEVGIVKAPFNFFVFDFFHRWQHSALPPSELGYVGWYVLTSMVTGYVLRKLLDMG
- the cmk gene encoding (d)CMP kinase yields the protein MPKGCLVITVSGLAGSGTTTLCRNLAKYYGFKHIYAGLIFRQMAKEMGMSLEEFQEYAELHPEIDREVDRRQVEAAKECNVVIEGRLAGWMVKDADLKIWLDAPIMERARRVARREGVSVEEAFVGIAEREKGNRKRYLNLYGIDIDDKSIYDLIINTAKWGPDGVFEIVKAAIDHLYPDGDAGSGENPGNKR
- a CDS encoding 50S ribosomal protein L34e, whose product is MKPMYRSRSWRRKYVRTPGGRTVIHFKRRKPKVAHCAMCGRPLNGVPRGRPSELRKLPKTAKRPERPYPNLCPSCMRKVMKAQVRAGIAL
- a CDS encoding SDR family NAD(P)-dependent oxidoreductase, producing MKTALVTGATGGIGKLLVEGLVEKGYLVIAVGRSRERLKGLKSLGNVEYIVADFRDRNSPERISGALRELGIGKLDLLINNAGFALRKPLLGHSGDDLEGVFRVNAVAPIELTRELLPFLGSGSTVVFVISGVAFVNVPEIPSYCAAKGALHYLAVNLEKELLDRGIHVMRVYPKQVKTGFWNGKVPKGSIEPEEVARAVFNGLEKGKREVFVPGYLKLVKYLPNWPVFTYRFKY
- a CDS encoding 50S ribosomal protein L14e; the protein is MPAMEVGRLAVIIAGRRAGEKVVVVDVIDRNFVLVTGAGLNKVKRRRMNVKHLEPLPEKVSIERGADDEAVKAALESAGISLE